The DNA window TCGGCATGCTTTCCCTCGCGTAACTTTTCCAGTACGTCTACTAAAGATATGCTGGCTTCACTGATGGCATTAAGATGTTTCGCATCCGACATGTCAGTGACTTTATTCCAAACACTCTTAACATACTCTGGTGTAACATCATCATCGATTGATGTACGGAGAATTGATCCTTTTCCCCTAACAAAATGGACCTATGTGGCCCAACCAGCTGCACTTTCAATTATTGCCCCCGTATTCTGACAGGATTGATGACACAGATAAGCAACGACCGGAGCAATCAATTTAGGTTCtgaaaatcaaagaaaaaatgaatttacTTCGCCagttttaaattcaatgaaaCTCACTAAGCTCATTGAACAAAACCTCTGGAAGTATTCCCTCGGTCATCCTTGACGCAGCCGTTGGAACGATTACATTGCATTGAATGTTATTTTTAGCTCCCTCGATTGCGACTGTGTTGGCTAACCCGACCAATCCTAGTTTGGCGGCACTATAATTGGCTTGGCCGAAATTTCCATAGACACCGGAGTTGCTGGATGTCATAATTATTCGACCATAGTTCTGTTTTTTCATGATCGCCCAGGCAGCTCGCGTCGTTAGGAAACTACCTTTCAAGTGCACATCATGAATAAGATTCCAGTCCTCATCGGAAATGCGAGCAAGACTCTTGTCTCGCAAAATTCCAGCATTGTTAATCAAAACATCAACACGGCCAAATGCTTCCATTGCAGTCTGAATAATTTTATCCCCATCCACTACGGAGTTGTAATCTGGAACCGCGGTTCCGCCAGCCGCTCGGATTTCCTGTACCACATT is part of the Topomyia yanbarensis strain Yona2022 chromosome 1, ASM3024719v1, whole genome shotgun sequence genome and encodes:
- the LOC131677244 gene encoding peroxisomal multifunctional enzyme type 2-like; translation: MVSANENQLRYDGRVVVVTGAGAGLGREYALLFGSRGAKVVVNDLGGNFHGQGKSNAADNVVQEIRAAGGTAVPDYNSVVDGDKIIQTAMEAFGRVDVLINNAGILRDKSLARISDEDWNLIHDVHLKGSFLTTRAAWAIMKKQNYGRIIMTSSNSGVYGNFGQANYSAAKLGLVGLANTVAIEGAKNNIQCNVIVPTAASRMTEGILPEVLFNELKPKLIAPVVAYLCHQSCQNTGAIIESAAGWAT